A single region of the Leptodactylus fuscus isolate aLepFus1 chromosome 5, aLepFus1.hap2, whole genome shotgun sequence genome encodes:
- the LOC142204213 gene encoding olfactory receptor 5AP2-like, whose amino-acid sequence MDLVNATQVTIFVFSGLTDDEMLQPILFVFFLLVYTTAIIGNLGIIALVYKTSRLHSPMYYFLGFLSLIDIFYSSTITPKLIFDLFLEKKVISFNGCALQFFFYAALGGSENFLLSTMSYDRYVAICHPLRYVSMMTKKKCFYLVSVAFSMGFLQSSAQTSCAFSLRFCRSNLIDHFYCDIPPLLKLSCSDTFYCKMVTVCIVGVGTVIPFLTIIFSYVFILSSIFHMTSAEGRKKAFSTCSSHLMCASVFYITVFFNYLRPPSSVFTSQDKVASVFYAVVTPMLNPLVYTLRNQEIKKSIEQAMCYPTY is encoded by the coding sequence ATGGACCTCGTGAACGCGACCCAAGTGACGATATTTGTGTTCTCGGGACTGACCGATGATGAGATGCTACAACCGATTCTCTTTGTCTTCTTCTTACTTGTTTATACTACGGCTATAATAGGTAACCTTGGCATTATCGCTCTGGTCTACAAGACCTCCAGACTTCACTCTCCCATGTACTACTTCTTGGGtttcctctctctcatagacatCTTCTATTCCTCCACCATTACTCCAAAACTGATTTTTGATCTCTTCTTGGAGAAGAAGGTCATCTCTTTTAATGGATGTGCTCTCCAGTTCTTCTTCTATGCAGCCTTAGGAGGAAGCGAAAATTTCCTTCTCTCCACCATGTCCTATGACCGCTACGTTGCCATCTGCCACCCGCTCCGTTACGTGTCTATGATGACTAAGAAGAAGTGTTTCTATCTTGTTTCTGTAGCCTTCTCCATGGGCTTCTTACAGTCATCAGCCCAGACCAGTTGTGCGTTTAGTCTCCGGTTTTGCAGGTCAAACCTCATCGACCACTTCTACTGTGACATCCCACCGCTTCTCAAACTGTCCTGCTCCGACACCTTCTATTGTAAAATGGTCACAGTTTGTATTGTGGGTGTCGGGACTGTAATCCCATTCCTGACCATCATATTTTCATATGTGTTCATACTTTCTTCAATTTTTCACATGACATCAGCCGAGGGCAGAAAGAAGGCCTTCAGCACGTGCTCCTCACATCTCATGTGTGCCTCAGTCTTTTACATAACGGTTTTCTTCAATTACTTACGTCCTCCTTCTAGCGTCTTTACGAGCCAAGATAAAGTGGCTTCAGTCTTCTATGCAGTGGTGACGCCAATGCTGAATCCACTTGTATATACTTTGAGGAACCAAGAGATCAAAAAGTCCATTGAGCAAGCCATGTGCTATCCTACTTATTAG